A window of Nocardiopsis sp. Huas11 genomic DNA:
ACGGCTGACCGGTGACCCTGGCGACGAGCACCCCGAGCAGGTCGTTGCCGATGTGGTACTGCCAGCGCTCGCCGGGCTGGTGCATCAGCGGGAGTGTGCCCAGGCGGCGCATCCACTCGTCCGGCTCGGGCATCGGCTCCGGCAGGTCGGGCGTGAGCCCCTGCTCGAAGACCGCGTTCATGATCGGAGTGCCCAGTGACGTCATGTCCATGCCGAGCCCGAACGTGGAGGTCAGCACGTCCCGCACGGTGATCGGGCGACGCGCCGGCACGGTCTCGTCCAGCGGGCCGTCGGGGCGCTTGAGCACCTGGCGGTCGGCGAGTTCGGGCAGCCACTGCTCGACCGGGTCGTCCAGGCGCAGCCTGCACTCGTCGAGCAGGACCACCGCCGCCGCCATCGTGACCGGCTTGGACGTCGAGGCCATCCGGAAGATGGTGTCCCGGCGCATCGGCGCGCCGCCGTCGTGGCGCATCGTCCCCATCGCCTCCACGTGCGTCTCCTCGCCCCGACCGACGAGGGCGACCAGCCCGGGGATCCGTCCCGATTCCACATGCCGCTCCAGCACGTCGTGCAGGGTGCGCAGTCCTGATGCGGTGAAGCCGCCGTGTGCGTGGCCCATCGTGAGTCTCCTGTTCGGTTCGCCGGTGTTGCTCAGAGGTGGTGCCGCGTGTTTCTGATGTTGGAAACGCTACGTTGTCTTCATAGATCTGACAATATCTTCGTTGCGAAGGAAGATAATAACCGCAGGTAAATGAGCTAAGATCGTTGCAATGGATTCATATATAACGCAACAATCGTCCAGTTGCTCGTTGCATTGCAATGCAGCGAACGCCACGTCGGCGGTTCCGCCACGGTTCCACCGCGGCCGGCCGTCGACCGGGTGTACACGCGCCGTTGCATACGCCGGCGATAGCTCGCGCTGCCTAGGCTTCCCACATGCGCGTACTGATCGTGGAGGACGAGCCCTACCTGGCCGAAGCCGTCCGTGACGGTCTCCGGTTGGAGGCGATCGCCGCCGACATCGCCGGCGACGGCGAGTCCGCCCTGGAGCTGCTCAGCGTCAACTCCTACGACCTCGCGGTCCTGGACCGCGACATCCCGGGTCCCTCCGGCGACGAGGTCGCACGACGCATCGTCGCCTCCGGTAGCGGCATCCCGATCCTCATGCTCACGGCCGCCGACCGGATCGACGACAAGGCCACCGGGTTCGGGGTCGGCGCCGACGACTACCTCACCAAGCCGTTCGAGCTTCGGGAGCTCGTCCTGCGGCTGCGGGCGCTGGACCGCAGACGCGCCCACGTGCGGCCCCCCATCACGGAGATCGCGGGCCTGAAGGTCGACCCCTTCCGCCGGGAGGTCTTCCGCGACGGGCGCTACGTCGCGCTCACCCGCAAGCAGTTCGCCGTCCTGGAGGTCCTCGTCGGTGCCGAGGGCGGGGTCGTCAGCGCCGAAGAGCTGCTGGAGCGGGCCTGGGACGAGAACGCCGACCCCTTCACCAACGCCGTCCGCATCACGGTCTCGGCGCTGCGCAAACGGCTCGGCGAACCGTGGCTGATCGCCACGGTGCCCGGTGTCGGCTACCGCATCGACACCACCAGGGACACCGCCACGGACACCGGCAGGGGCAGCGGCAGGGACGTCACCCCGCCCGGACGTGCCGATGCCTAGAGGCCGCGGGCTCAGCGCTCGGCTCAAGCTCACCCTCAGCTACGCCGGATTCCTCATGATCGCGGGCGCACTCCTGCTCGCAGTGGTGTGGGTGTTCCTGCTGCGCTACGTACCCGACAACTCCCAGGGCCTTCTCGGGACCGCACCCAACCGGTACCTCCTGATCCGCACCTTCGCTCCGCCCGCGGCCGCGTCCATGGCCTTCCTGCTCGTGTTCGGCCTGGTCGGAGGATGGATCCTCGCCGGCCGTATGCTCGCGCCGCTCACCAGGATCACGGACGCCGCGCGCAGGGCCGCTGGAGGATCGCTGTCCCACCGGATCCGCCTGGAGGGCCGCGACGACGAGTTCGGCGAACTCGCCGACGTGTTCGACACCATGCTCGAGCAGTTGGAATCACACGTCGCCGAACAGCGCAGGTTCGCCGCGAACGCCTCC
This region includes:
- a CDS encoding serine hydrolase: MGHAHGGFTASGLRTLHDVLERHVESGRIPGLVALVGRGEETHVEAMGTMRHDGGAPMRRDTIFRMASTSKPVTMAAAVVLLDECRLRLDDPVEQWLPELADRQVLKRPDGPLDETVPARRPITVRDVLTSTFGLGMDMTSLGTPIMNAVFEQGLTPDLPEPMPEPDEWMRRLGTLPLMHQPGERWQYHIGNDLLGVLVARVTGQPFEKFLRERVFGPLGMKDTGFHVPSDEMDRLPPLYAPDPGTGEFHVWDEAEGGRHSRPPAFPGGGGGLVSTVDDYHAYFRMLLNGGKHGNERILSRPAVELMTTNRMTPEQTAARTAMAVNNVHVSFGQGQHGGWGFGMAVRTYRGDYAPVGQFGWDGGSGTSAYGDPEHGLTGILLTQVGMSVPDAARLIHDFWTTLYQAIDD
- a CDS encoding response regulator transcription factor, whose amino-acid sequence is MRVLIVEDEPYLAEAVRDGLRLEAIAADIAGDGESALELLSVNSYDLAVLDRDIPGPSGDEVARRIVASGSGIPILMLTAADRIDDKATGFGVGADDYLTKPFELRELVLRLRALDRRRAHVRPPITEIAGLKVDPFRREVFRDGRYVALTRKQFAVLEVLVGAEGGVVSAEELLERAWDENADPFTNAVRITVSALRKRLGEPWLIATVPGVGYRIDTTRDTATDTGRGSGRDVTPPGRADA